A window of Thiocapsa bogorovii genomic DNA:
AACGGGCATGTTCGAGGTGTTGGCGATCACGACGGTGCGCTCGAGCAAGGGGCGCCCGCTGCGCGGATCTTCCAGCTCGCTGAACTCGGCGAGCAAGCCCGCCATCTCGTTGCCGCGCTCGCCGCAACCGACATAGACGATGACATCGGCGTTGCACCACTTACCGACGGTCTCGAGCAAGACCGTCTTGCCGGTACCGAAGCCGCCCGGAATAGCCCCGGTGCCGCCGCGCGCGACCGGGAACAGACAGTCGATGACGCGCTGCCCGGTCAACATCGGCTCGTCCGAAGGCAGACGCGCCTGTACGGGCCGCGGCACCCGAACCGGCCACGCGTGAGTCATGGCGACCGCGAGACGTCGACCGTCGGCGGCGTCCATCCAGCAGATCGGCTGGTCGTCCGGGTACTCGCCGGCGTCGGCAATCGCGGACACACGCCCGCCGGGCAGATCCGCGGGCACCAGGCAGCGCTGAGCGATGCCCGTCCCGTTCGCAACCTCGCCGATCGCTGCTCCGGGACGCAGGGAGTCGCCGACGCAGATGCTCGGGGTGAAGTGAAACCGCCGGGCGGCGTGGACCTGCATCCCCGGCTTGACGTAGGGATCGGCGATATCCGCGATGGGGCGCAGCAACCCGTCGAAGATCCCGGCAAGAATGGCGGGCCCGAGCCGGATCGAGAGCAGCCGACCGGATCCCGTGACCTCGATCCCGGGCCTCAGGCCGCTGGTGTCCTCGTAGAGCTGGACGGTGATCTCGTCGCGGGCGATCCGGATCACCTCGCCGAGAAGTGCCTGATCACCGACGGTGACCGACTCGCGCAGACGGAAGGCTCCGTCGGGACGTGCCCGCAGGACGGGGCCGCTGATCCAGGTGGTTTCCGCCGTGCTCATGTTTCGACCCCTGCACCCTTCGGGTGCCGTGCCAATACCGCCAACAGGCGCGCCTCCAACCGTCGGCGGTCACGCATCAGACCTTCGAGGCTTGCATCCAGCACGGCGCCCTGTGTCTCGATGACGAGGCCGGCAGACACGGCGCCGTCGGCCCGAAAATGCGGCGCCTGACCCAAGACCTGGGTCAGCTCGGCCTCGAACGGTTCCCATTCGGCCGCTGACCAATCGGGCGGATGGCGCACCGTCCAAAGGCCTGTCGGGAGCAGTCGCTGCGCTTGCTCGATGGCATGCCTCGACCAGATCGCGCGCGTCTCTTTCACCGCCCAGCGCCTGCTCAGCGCCTCGTGCAGACGCGGCCACGCCAGATCCAAGAGTCGCGTGTTGGCCCGATCGCCGCTCGCACGTAGACGGGTATCGCGCTCCGCACGAGCGGCGTGGAGCCGGGACCGCGCATTCGCCCGTTCCGAAACGACGCGCTGGTGAAGCTGCGCGCGTGCGCGTCGGTAAGCGTCGGCGAGCAGGGTCTTCGCCTCGGCGCGCGCCGTCTCCAAGAGCGTCCGGCACTCCGCGTCCCGATACTCCTGAACCAGGGTCAGCAAACCACGTTCGCGCTCCTCGAGCTTCATTCGGCCATCCCCAAGCGGCGCCGCACATCGGCGACGAGATCCGGTGCAGCAACGCGGTTGCGTACGTCCGGGACGACGAGGACCAGCGGCCAGGTCGCCAACTCCGCCTCTCGCAACTGCTCGGGCGGCAGTGTGGCCGCAATCTCAGCCGTCATGACGATGACCCGGGACTCCTCGCACAGCCGCTGAAAGAGCGCACGCACATCCTGAGGCTCGGGGCAGTGAACCTCGACCCCCGCGAGCCGGAACCCGAGCCCGCTGACCTCGTCGCCGAGAAAGGCACAGGTCACCATCGCGATCCGCCCCTCAGCCGAGCCGGTTGAGGATCAATACCGAGATGATCAGGCCATAGATGGCGATACCTTCCGCGAGCCCGACCAGGATCACCATTCGTCCGAACAGTTCGGGCTTCTCGGCCAAGGCGCCGACGGCCGCGGCGCCGATGGTGGCGACCGCATAGGCCGCCGCAATCGAGCCAGCCATGGTCGCGAGAGCGGCCGCCAGATAGCCCCAGCGCAGCACATCCGGATCCAGCGGCATCACCTCGAGCGCGACGACCTCGGAGGCAAACGCACCCGACTGCCAAAACACCACGCTGGAGATTCCGGCGAGCAGAGCAACGCCCAGCACCATCACGCCGGCGAACAGGATTTGTCGATTCATGACTTCACTCCTTCTTAAACCGCGCCCGGCGCGGTGTGCGATGTGTTTGGATGGGATCGGCCCCGGCAGACTTGACGGCCGTTGGAGCCGGCGCGGTTTAAGTCATAAAAAATAAATCCCTTCTCAACCGCATCCCCGCGAAGGCTCGTGATTGCACCCAATGTCGATCTCACTCGAACATGCGCGTCTGGCTCTGGACGCTGTTCAGCGCGCGTGGAACCGCCGACGGACCCAGGTCCGCTCACGCCGCATCCTGGACGGCCTCCCGCACAATGGGCGGCGGCGCCGGGAGCGGCCGGAAGACCCTCCCGGTGCCCTGCAGGAAGCGGTTGAAGAACTCGAACAGCACGAGCCGCGTGGTCTGAATCGAGACCACCAGCCCTTCCAAAAGGATGATCAGGAGATTGCCCAGGATCATGATGAGGATCCCGGCCCAGAGCGGTACCGCATCCGCCATCGTCACCACGGCGACCGAGAGTGCCGAATGCGCCAACGCAAAGGCGCCGACGCGGGCGAACGAGAGCGTATTGACCAGGATCTGGACGCCCGACTCCAGGAGGTGGCCAATGGCGGCGAGACCGCCGAGCAGGGCGCGATGGACCATGAAGGCGCCGATCAGGTACCACGCCAAACCGAGCAGCGCGACCCAGCCGAGGCCCGGGCGGAAAACCGTCGCGATCAACCCCAGATAGAGGACCAGAAAGCCCAGATCCTGCATCAGCCAGCGCCCGAGCTCGCCGCGCCAGAGTGCGCTCAGGCCCGATAGAAGATGGCCCAAACTCAACAACACGACGGCGAAGAGCAGAGGGACGCCGAGCAAGGTCAATGGATCATGCAGCGGGTGCATCCAGAGTGCGGGGATGATGTCCTCGCGACCGAAGAGGCTCCCGAACAGGACCCCGAAAACCATCGCAGAGCCACCGCCGAGCACCATCAGGCGCGCCTCCGGCCAGCGCCGCTGCAACCAAAGCCCGACGCCGACCAACACCGCGCCCTGCCCCACGTCGCCGAACATGTAGCCGAACAGCAGGGGCACCACGACGATCAGCACCGGCGTCGGATCCGCCTCGTCCGAGCCCGGGACACCCAAGGCTCGCGCGAACAACTCGAACGGACGCATCCAGGGCGGATTGTCGAGGATCTGCGGCGGACGCTTGCCGGGCGGAGGGTTGGTCAGGCGCAGCAACGCGCGGGTCCGTCCCGAGTCGAGGGCCGCTCGGAGCCGCTCGCCGCCGAGATCGTCGGTCCAACCCGTGACCCAAACCAGAAGCTCGCCGGCGCGTTCCAGACAGCCGACATGTTCGGCAAACCAAGCCAGCCCGGCGACCTCGCCCAGCGTGTCGCCGAGATCGTATTCGTCGAACAGGGTGTCCAGCTCCGCCTTCAGATAGACGACCCGCGTCGAGAGAAACTCCCGCCGCGCACCGATCCTTGCCAGCGAATCGCGCGCATCGCCCTTCAGCCAGGGCGGCCGCTCGATGACCCGTCCCTTGGCCGCCTGCACCAAACGCTTAACCGCGTCGAGCCGATCGCGCGGACCTAGAATCATGGCGCAATATTCGTCGCCCCAGGGGATCTGACGCGGAATGACGTCGTCCGGCAACTGCGGCCGCGCATCCCTCGGCAAGATCGTGCAGAAGGTCCCGAGAACCGGTCCGCTGCGCGCCACCGCGCCGAAGTCGAGCGGACTGTCGATGATCTTGCCGATCACTTGCGCCAACCATTTGAGCCGGGTCAACTCCTCCTCGCAGGACTGGAGGATGTCGATCAGCGGATCGGCCTCGTGCCGCCACGCCCCGATCCGCGCCAGAGCGCGCTCCAAGACGACGTCGGGCGACTCGACCAACATCTTGCGGCGCAGCCGTGCGCGCTCCCAATAGCGTGCGTAGCGCACCCTCAGCGCCTCGTAGACCCCGAGCCCTTCGGAGAGATACTCGAGCGAGAAATCCCCGCAGACCCGATCGCGGATCTCGATCTCCACCGCGCCGGTGCGCGCGAGCTCGGTCACGGTGCGCACGCTTTCGCGCCGTGGGCACAGCACTTCGAACCAGCGCGTGGAAGCAGGACGCAACATCAGGAATCCAGATGCCCCCCGTCGAAGAGCGCCCGACTGATCAGGGCCCCTCGCAGCCGCTCGAGATCCAAGAAGACGATCGCGAGATATGCGAAGAGTGCGACGGGCTGAACCGGATGTTGGTGGAAATAGGCACGCAGGCGATCCCGCAGGGCTTCGCGCAGCTCCCACGCGGAGGCGGCAGGCGCACCGCGGAAGCGATCCAGATGGTCTTGGACCAGCCGCGAGAATCCGTCCAGATCGCGCCGGCAACGGCCTCCACAGGTCGGCCAGCGCTCGCGCCAAGCCGCTTGCCAGCGCTCGCCGAGATCGCGCGACGCACTGCTCGCCTCGGTTTTCGCCAACAGCGCGGCGAGCCCGTGCGCCTCCCAAGCCTGCGTATCAAGAGCACCATCCTCGCCGACCAGTCCACGCAGCCGGACGTCCAGGGTCGACCAGTCCGGCAGGGTTTCGCGGCGCGCCAAGTGCTCGAGCTGCGACAACCAAGGCAGCCAGGCCACCCATTCGATCGCTGCCCGCCAGCGCTTGGGCGACCAGTCGGCGACGTGCACTGCCGTATCCAGCGCCAGGGCGCGACAGCCGCGATCCAGCTCATGGGCCTGACTCAACCCGGAGAAGGACCTGACCCAATCGACCAGCCCGGTGACGCGCGCCTCTTCCAGATAGGCTGCCAGGGTGCGTGCGCTGGACAGGCGCTGCCAATCCGCCGCGGTAGGCAGCCGTGAGAAACGCGCTTGAAGGCGGGCCTGGGCGTAGGCGAGACGGGGGCCGGGGTTCATCGAGGAGCGCCCTCGCGACCCACGAAGCCGACCGCAGCTCCGATCATCTCGTCGGCGAGAGCGCCGATGGCTGCGTCCAATCGAGCATCGTCGGCGGCGTCGAGGCCCTCGCCGAGCGGCTCGACCACACGGTCGAGTAGCTCGGAGAGCGCGTGCTGCAGACTCGTGTCTGCGATCCGCTGAACAGCGAGGAGGCGTCGGTCGGTCCGCTCGACGAGGCGACGCGCATGGTCTTCGGCATCGGCCAGCAGTCGATCCGCTTCGATCCGACAGGCCGAGACCGACTCGCGAGCGGCTGCCTCCGCGGCCAGTGCTCGGTTGAACGCGGCATCGATCCGCTCCAGGTCAGCATCGGAGGGCTGCTTGATCACGCCGCGTCTCGCTCCATCGCGCCTCGACCGCGTTCCCGGGATGGCGAGGACCAAAGCCATCGGGCCTCGACCGCGCCTCTCCGTCCCTCGTACCCGTGCATTCCACTCGGGAACCGGTTTCGTTAGAATACGATGATATTCTAGTTCAGGCATCGCAGGATGCGGGGCGACGGCACTCGTTGGATTTGATCCGTGTCAGCTTCGTGACCGATTGCCTCGCCGGCGTGTGCGCATCGAGGCCGATCGAGGGACAACACCTCGCATCGTCGCGCGCATTTTGCCCGGTCTTCGGTTAAGGTAACGCCCCGTACCTCTGTTGTTCTGGCAGGTAGACCACGATGGACGACACCCTCCAACGCCTTCTTGAAGCCGAGATGCGCGCCGAGAAGATCGCTCAGCAGGCCGAGGCCGAGCAGGAGCGGACGATTCAAAAAGCGATGGCGGATGCCAAATCCGAGAACGATCGCTTCACCGCCAGGATCCCGGATCTGCATCGGGGCTTTATCGCCAAGGCCGAGGAACGCGCCGAGCAGAACGTCGCGGAGCTTCGCCGTCGATACGACGAGCGTCACGTCCAATTGCGCGACCAGGCCGAGCGCCGCGAGGGCGAGGCGTTGGATGCCGCCTTTCAGGTCTTGATCGACCCCGATCGCTGAAGGTCGGATACAGGCCTCAACGACGCGCCGACCCACCGGCAGCTTACCCGCGGTGTCTTCATGACCATCATTGCCGATCATGCCTACCTCAACACCCGCGTCTCCGTGATGGCGACGCAGCTGTTGGAGCCGACAGAGATCGCGGCGCTGGCGCACCTGCCCTTGCCCACCCTGGCGGAGCGTTTCGGGTTGACCGCCATCCTCGACGCACAACAGTCCACGCGCGCGCGCAGTCGGGCGGTCGAGCAAAGTCTCATCCAGGTCTTACTCTCGGAGCTTCTCATCTTGGTTCGGCCGATGAATACGGCCGAGCGGGCTCTCGTCCTCGACTGGGGCCGCAAGTACGCCCTCTTCAACCTCAAGACACTGATCCGCGGCAAGCTCTACGACCTCGATCAAAAGGAGATCCACGACAATCTCTATGAGCTCCCGGAGTACATGCGATTGTCGGAGGATATGCACACCGATCTCTTCCGTGCCGAGAACGTGCTGGAGCTCCTGCGGCAGCTGGAGGCCGGGGCCCATCGCACGCTGGCCCGCCAAGCGCGCGAGGTCTACGAGCAACAACGCGAGCCTTTCGCCTTGGAGGCCGCGATCGATCAGCGGTATTACGCCGCGTTGCAACGGCACGTGATGGCTTTCGGCGACCCGGATCTGGCGCCCTTGAAGCGACTTGTGGGCGCTGAGCTGGATCGCATCAATTTGTTGTGGCTGCTGCGTTTTCGGTTCTCCTATCAGCTCTCCGCCTCGGAGACCTTCTACCATCTTGTCCCGTCGATGCGTCTCCTGACGCGGGATCGGCTGCTGAATCTGGCCAATATCGAAACCTTCGAGGGTATCCTCGCGACATTGCCCGCGCCGCTGGATCGGCTGCTTGCCGGCAGCAAGAACATCGTGGAGATTCAGAAGCGCATCGGCGCCTACGCGGCGCACGAGGCGCATTGGGTCCTGCACCGCACGCGATCGGGCGTCGCGCGCGCATTGGCCTACCTGATGCTGCGTGAGCGCGACCTACTGTTGTTGTTCGCACTGGCCCAAGGCCAGATCCTGAATCTCCCGTCCGCCGCCATCGAGATCGCGGTGGAGCTGGCCGAGCCCGGATGTCCCTGGGCAGGCGGTCGAGCCGCCTGATGCGCACCCCGATTCAACATCCAACGCAGAGGGGCTGACACATGTTGCGGTCGACACCGATGAAACATGTCCGGCTCCTGGTTCTTACCGAGGATCTTCCGCAGGCATCGCTCGCCTTGGCGGACATGGAGAGCTTTCACCCGGATACCCGCCCGCCGACCGAGGCCCGACTCGCCGGTCTGCCGGGTCGCGAGTACCGCGAGGTCTTCGCCCAGGCCAATGCCCGTCTCGAGAAGATCGGCAAGTTGATCCCGGTGCCGGCGACTCCCGAGATCGAGCAAGTCCGTGTGGTCGATTTCGCGGAGCTGCAAACCTTGAACGAATGGCTGGGCAAGGTCTGGAACGAGACATCCAGCTACGAGGAGGATCTGCGTCGTCTCGACGACGAGGAGCGATTGGTCAAGGACCAGCAAGCCGCTCTGGCCAACTTCGCGCATCTCAACATCGATCTGGGGATGCTCCGCAGCAAAACGCGTTTCCTGGACTTTTACGTCGGCCTGGTCCCGCGCGAGAACCTGCGCCAACTGGAAGGCGCCATCGGCCTCGCCGGATACATCCTGCACCTTTATATGCAGCAGGGCGAAAACGCCCATGTCGTGATCGTCGGCCCCGCCGGAACCAAAGAGAGCCAGCTCTCCGCCGTGCTCGACGCCGCAGGCTTCCAAAACTTACCGATTCCGCAGGAGCTCGACCGCAACCCCGCGGAGCTGCAACGCGACCTCGATGCCCAGCGCCGATCCATCGACACGCAGCGCAAGACCCTGCTTGAGACGCTCGAGCGGTGGTCCGATCCCTTTGCCGGCCCTTTGCTGGAGGCGCGCCGGACCCTCATGCTCGCCGAACCCTTGGTTTCGCTCGATCCCTCGATCCGCAGCGCGGGCGCCCTCGCCTACCTCGCAGGCTGGGTCCCGGCACGTTCGGCGGAACGTCTCGAGGCACGCCTGCGCGAGTCCCTGAACCATCCCTTCGAGATGAGCGTGCGCAACCCGACGGCGGACGAGCGCGCCCTGGTGCCGACCGTTCCTGTGAAGAGCCGTCTCCTCGCACCCTTCGCCATGCTGGTGAAACAATACGGCGTGCCCGAGTACGGCGAGGTCGATCCCACGCCGCTCTTCGCGGTGACCTTCATCTTGATGTTCGGAAGCATGTTCGGCGACATCGGCCAAGGCGCCGTGATCGCCTTGGCCGCCTGGCTCCTGCGCAAGAAGCTCGGGGGCTTTTGGCCGTTCGGATTGATGGCCGGCCTCTCCTCGATGTTCTTCGGGGTCCTGTTCGGCAGCATCTTCGGCAAGGAACACCTGTTGCCCGCGCTCTGGATGAGCCCGCTCAGCGACCCGCTCCTGATGATGAGGATCGCCTTGGGATGGGGTGTGGTCTTTTTGACCATCGCCTGCCTCCTGGCAATCTACAATCGACTGGTGATCCGCAACTGGTCGGGTGCCGTTTTCGGACATCACGGCGTCGTCAACCTGATCTTCTATCTCGCGCTGATCGGCGGCGCAGTGAACATCGCCACGGCCGGTGAGAGCACAGCCGGGGTTCAGGCGAGCGCAGCCGATACGTTCGGAACGATCCCACTATTGCTGGTGATCGGCTCGCTTGCCGCGCTCGCCTGGCACAGTTGGCAGCACCAGCAGGCGCCGATCAGCGAGAAGATCCTGGTGGTCGTGATCGAGACCCTGGAGACCGTGATCGGCTATGTCTCCAACACCTTGTCGTTCCTGCGTGTCGCCGCCTTCAGTCTCAATCACGTCGCGCTCTCGATCGCCATCTTTACCCTGGCCGGCATGATGGGTGCATTCGGCCATGTCGTGACCCTGATCTTGGGCAACATCTTCGTCATCGTCCTCGAGGGCGGAATCGTGATGATTCAGGTGATGCGTCTGCAATATTTCGAGGGGTTCTCGCGTTACTTCTCGGGGAACGGCCATGAGTTCGCGCCCTTGAAGTTCCGGCGTGGATCGGTCTGAGCCGGTCGTGCATCGGGAGTAAGGCATGGGACTCATCTACGCGGACATCGAACTGATCAACCCAGCGAGCCCGAATAGACCGACGGCAGTCGTCAAGTCTGCCGATCCGTCCGGTGAACCAAACCCTTAATCGCACCGACTCCACGCGCACCGCGAGTCGCCGAAGAAACCTATCGTCACAACCGAAACACAACACTGGAGCATGCAATGTACTGGCTCGTCGCCCTCATGACCTTTGCCGTCCTCGGCCTCATCCTGCTCGGACTCATGCTCGAATTTCGACCGAACCTCGCTACCCGGGCCCGGCCTTGGTACAAACCGGCGATGGCGACCCAGCTGGTGGTCTTCGTCGGCGCACAGCTCGGCTTGCTGGTGTTCGGTATCAGCGACGCGTTTGCCGTGGAGCCGGGCATGGAGGGCGTTGCCGCAGCGGGTGAGTTATCCGTCGGCATGGGCCTGGCCATCATCGGTGCCGGCATCCCCACCGCGCTTTCGACCATCGGTGCCGGTATTGCCGTCGGACCGATCGGCGCCGCGTCGCTCGCCGCCATCACCGAAAAGCCCGAGAACCTCGGCCGCACCCTCATCTATCTGGGCCTGGCCGAGGGTATCGCCATCTATGGGTTGGTCATCTCGATCCTGTTGCTCAACCGGATCTGAGCAGGCTCGGCGTGGACGCGCAGCAGACCTACGATTACGAACGGCCCACCCGGATGGTTTTTTTGGGCGAGGATCGGCTTTCGGACGGCTTTCGACTCATCGGCTTCGAGACCCATCCCAATCCCGATCCGGAGCTCGTCGACCGAACCATCCGGGAGCTCCTGCGCGGACGGGAGAAGGCCTTCGTGGTCGTCGACGATGCCGTCATGCAGCAGGACATCCCAAGCCTCAAGCGTGTGCGCCGTGAGGGAGGCCGCATCGTCGTGATCGCGGTGCCGCCGCTCGGCGAGCAGCCGCAGCTGGGTAGCGATGTGGCGCGACGCCTGGCGGCCCTGTTCGGCAACGCCGTGGTAAACGCCAAGGCAGAGCCGTGAGCCGCCGGGTCTCGCAAGTCGGCGGGTGCGCCCGTGAAGACCTTGGTTGTCATCGAACAGTATTCATTCACTTAAATCGCGTCTGAACCGTCGCGCCCTGGTGTCCACAAGGCAGCAGCAAGCGACAAAACGATGTTTTTCGCTCCGGACGCGATTTAACGAGGGTCGATCGTGAATCAAGTACAAGAGCTTGAGCAGGCCATTCTGGCCCGCGCGGAACGGCTGGCCGGGGAGTATCGCGATCGCGCCAACCGCAGCCGCGACAACATCCTGCGCGAGGCCGCGGAACGGCTGCGCATGCGCGAGAGCCGCGAGGAGAGCATCGCCAAGACGCTCGCGGACCGGACCTTCCGCCAGCACGTGCAGGCCAGCGAGCTGAAGATGCAGACGCACCTGGACCGCATGCGCTGGAACCTCGTGCAGGATGTCGAACGCGCCCTCGCCGGACGCATGAAGTCGTTCAGCGAAGACCTTCAGCGCTACGACCCCTGGCTGGACGGCCTGATCGCGCGCGCAACCAACCTGATCGAGGAAAACGCTCTGATTATCTCCGCGAATGCGCGCGATCAGAAACGCCTGGCCGAGCGCTGGGACGCCATCCTCGAGACCCTGCCGAGCCACAAGAGCGCGACGCTCTCCAAAGAGCCGATCGAAACCCTCGGCGGGGTGCTCGTCACCAGCCGCGACCAGCGCATCCGCGTCGACAACACCTACGAGGGCCGACTCGAGCGTCTGCGTCCCGCCGTCCAACAGGTCATCCTCGAACGGCTGTTGCCGAGCGGGTTCGACACCGGCAACCTATTCAGCGGATGAGGCCATGAGCGAAACCAAGAGAACAGGGATCATCCGAGACATCAACGGTCCCATCGTCACCGTCGAGCTGCCGGGTGTGCGCAGCGGCGAGCAGGTGAAGATCGGCGACCTGGGTCTCTTCGGCGAGGTGATCTCGCTTCGGGGTCAGCTGGCGGTCGTGCAGACCTATGAGTCCACCGACGGGGTGCGCCCGGGCGAGCCTGCGCTGGGCCTGGGCTGGCCGCTTTCGGTCGAGCTCGGTCCGGGTCTGATGGGCGGCATCTTCGACGGCGTGCAGCGTCCGCTCGAGAAGATCGCCTTGGAATCCGGCGACTACATCCGACGCGGCATCTCGGTGCCCGCGCTGGACCGGGCGCGCGAGTGGGAGTTCGAGCCCAATCGTGAGCTGAGCCCAGGCGCCAAGGTCGGGCCCGGCGTTGTCCTGGGCACCGTCCAGGAGACAACAACGGTCCTGCACCGGATCATGGTTCCGCCCGGGGTCGAGGGCGAGTTACTCGAGGTGGCGCCGGCTGGCGATTACGACATCGAGTCGACCATTGCTCGGGTGCGCGATCCACGCGGCATCAGTCACCGCCTGAGCATGTATCAGCGTTGGCCGGTGCGCAAACCACGGCCTTACCTGCGTCGCGACGACGGCATCTCGCCCCTGATTACGGGCCAACGGGTCATCGACACCTTCTTCCCGCAGCTCAAGGGCGGCAAGGGCGCGGTGCCCGGACCCTTCGGTGCCGGCAAAACGGTCGTACAGCAGCAGATCGCGCGCTGGTCGAACGCCGACATCGTCATCTATGTCGGCTGCGGCGAACGCGGCAACGAGCTGGTCGATGTGCTCGAAAGCTTCCCCGAGCTGGACGACCCCTACACGGGGCGCAAGCTGATGGAGCGCACACTGCTGGTCGCCAACACCTCCAACATGCCGGTGGTGGCGCGCGAGGCGTCGGTCTATGTCGGCATCACCATGGCCGAGTATTACCGCGACATGGGCTACGACGTGGTCATGCTGGCCGACTCCACCAGCCGCTGGGCCGAGGCCCTGCGCGAGGTTTCCGGGCGACTCGGTCAGATGCCGGTCGAGGAAGGCTACCCGGCCTACCTGGCCTCGCGCCTCGCTGCGGTCTACGAGCGCGCCGGACGTGTCGAGACCTACGGCGCGGGCTCCGGCTCGGTCACCCTGATCGGCGCGGTCTCGCCCCCGGGCGGCGACTTCTCCGAGCCCGTCACCAGCCACACCAAGGACATCATCGAGACCTTCTGGGCACTCTCCAAGGAACTGGCCGACGCGCGGCACTATCCTTCGATCGACTGGGTGACCAGCTTCTCCAAGCACGTGCACACCGCCGCGCAGTGGTGGCACAAAGAGATCGACCCGGATTGGGAGAAGCGTCGCACCGCCGCACTCGCACTCCTCGCGCGCGACGCCGAGCTCTCCCGAATCGTCAATCTGGTCGGACCCGAAGCACTCTCGGATGCGCAACGCTGGGAGCTGGAGGGCGCCTCGCTGATCAAGGAAGGCGTGCTCCAACAAAGCGCCCTCGACGAGATCGACACCTTCTGCTCACCCCAGAAACAATACGCCCTGCTCGATCTCGCGATCACCATCTACAAGCGCGGCGCCGCCCTGATCAAGCTCGGCGTACCGGTCTCGGAGCTGCAGCATCTACCGCTGATGGCGAAGATGCGACGCCTCAAGTCGATGTACTCCAGCGAGCAGCTCGATCAGCTCCTCGCCTTCCGCGAAGAGGTCAATCACGCGATGGAGTCGGTGCGGATCGAATACGCCAAACACGGCGAGCAGAGCTGAACCGCGTCCGGAGGGGGATGGGGCGTTTCCGGGCGAGCTTAAACTTGTCCCAAACAATGGCGACGGTAGGACGCGGTTCAGGAAAGTAAACATTTTAAGAGACTTGAACCGCGTCTGCGCCAGCGGTCGTGGGCTGAGACGACATCGGATCAACATGAAAAAAATGCATATCATGCGGGACGCGGTTCAATGAGCATCAAAGAATATCGCACCGCAATCGAGGCCCGCGGCGGACTGCTGGTCGTGAAGGACACCGCCGGAATCGCCTTCGGCGATCGCGTGCAGATCAAGGACCACGCGGGCAACACCCGCAACGGCCAGGTCATCCGCAGCGCCGACAACGAGGTCTTGATCCTGGTCTTCGAAGGCACCGACGATCTGGACCTGGAGAACACCTGGGTACGCTTCCTCGACGAGCCGGTCGAGATCGCACTCTCGCCCGAGATCCTCGGCCGCGAGTTCAACGGGCTCGGCGAGCCGCGCGACGGTCGCCCGCCGGTGCTCTCCAACATCCGGCGGCCGGTCGGCGGATCGGCCATCAACCCTGCCGCCCGCACCTATCCGCGCGAGTTCATCCAGACGGGAATCTCCACCATCGACGGGCTGAACAGCCTGGTGCGCGGTCAGAAGCTGC
This region includes:
- a CDS encoding V-type ATP synthase subunit A; protein product: MSTAETTWISGPVLRARPDGAFRLRESVTVGDQALLGEVIRIARDEITVQLYEDTSGLRPGIEVTGSGRLLSIRLGPAILAGIFDGLLRPIADIADPYVKPGMQVHAARRFHFTPSICVGDSLRPGAAIGEVANGTGIAQRCLVPADLPGGRVSAIADAGEYPDDQPICWMDAADGRRLAVAMTHAWPVRVPRPVQARLPSDEPMLTGQRVIDCLFPVARGGTGAIPGGFGTGKTVLLETVGKWCNADVIVYVGCGERGNEMAGLLAEFSELEDPRSGRPLLERTVVIANTSNMPVSAREASIYTGITVAEYFRDQGMNVTLMADSTSRWAEALREVSGRLGELPGEAGYPAYLSSRLADFYERAARVRTLGGETGSVTLLGAVSPPSGDFSEPVTTHTRRYVGSLWGLDAKRAQARFYPAIHPLQSYSLVAGNLARWWHTTGCTRWQELRRRFLTLLEDEARLERMARIIGRDAMPARQRLVLICAQLVNECFLRQSAYSINDRYASPSRQAVMMRLIGSFIEGSERLLDAGVAPEAIRDQPVFRRLMRMGEEIEEGDWEAFSALDQELTATIRRLINEAREEVGG
- a CDS encoding V-type ATP synthase subunit F, with amino-acid sequence MVTCAFLGDEVSGLGFRLAGVEVHCPEPQDVRALFQRLCEESRVIVMTAEIAATLPPEQLREAELATWPLVLVVPDVRNRVAAPDLVADVRRRLGMAE
- a CDS encoding ATP synthase subunit C — its product is MNRQILFAGVMVLGVALLAGISSVVFWQSGAFASEVVALEVMPLDPDVLRWGYLAAALATMAGSIAAAYAVATIGAAAVGALAEKPELFGRMVILVGLAEGIAIYGLIISVLILNRLG
- a CDS encoding V-type ATPase 116kDa subunit family protein — translated: MLRPASTRWFEVLCPRRESVRTVTELARTGAVEIEIRDRVCGDFSLEYLSEGLGVYEALRVRYARYWERARLRRKMLVESPDVVLERALARIGAWRHEADPLIDILQSCEEELTRLKWLAQVIGKIIDSPLDFGAVARSGPVLGTFCTILPRDARPQLPDDVIPRQIPWGDEYCAMILGPRDRLDAVKRLVQAAKGRVIERPPWLKGDARDSLARIGARREFLSTRVVYLKAELDTLFDEYDLGDTLGEVAGLAWFAEHVGCLERAGELLVWVTGWTDDLGGERLRAALDSGRTRALLRLTNPPPGKRPPQILDNPPWMRPFELFARALGVPGSDEADPTPVLIVVVPLLFGYMFGDVGQGAVLVGVGLWLQRRWPEARLMVLGGGSAMVFGVLFGSLFGREDIIPALWMHPLHDPLTLLGVPLLFAVVLLSLGHLLSGLSALWRGELGRWLMQDLGFLVLYLGLIATVFRPGLGWVALLGLAWYLIGAFMVHRALLGGLAAIGHLLESGVQILVNTLSFARVGAFALAHSALSVAVVTMADAVPLWAGILIMILGNLLIILLEGLVVSIQTTRLVLFEFFNRFLQGTGRVFRPLPAPPPIVREAVQDAA
- a CDS encoding ATPase: MDDTLQRLLEAEMRAEKIAQQAEAEQERTIQKAMADAKSENDRFTARIPDLHRGFIAKAEERAEQNVAELRRRYDERHVQLRDQAERREGEALDAAFQVLIDPDR
- a CDS encoding V0D/AC39 family V-type ATPase subunit: MTIIADHAYLNTRVSVMATQLLEPTEIAALAHLPLPTLAERFGLTAILDAQQSTRARSRAVEQSLIQVLLSELLILVRPMNTAERALVLDWGRKYALFNLKTLIRGKLYDLDQKEIHDNLYELPEYMRLSEDMHTDLFRAENVLELLRQLEAGAHRTLARQAREVYEQQREPFALEAAIDQRYYAALQRHVMAFGDPDLAPLKRLVGAELDRINLLWLLRFRFSYQLSASETFYHLVPSMRLLTRDRLLNLANIETFEGILATLPAPLDRLLAGSKNIVEIQKRIGAYAAHEAHWVLHRTRSGVARALAYLMLRERDLLLLFALAQGQILNLPSAAIEIAVELAEPGCPWAGGRAA